Proteins found in one Fusarium oxysporum Fo47 chromosome V, complete sequence genomic segment:
- a CDS encoding formate--tetrahydrofolate ligase-domain-containing protein, translated as MVAAKLDGNAIAKSIREKLCAEVTEKQKLNPRFKPCLKIIQVGNRSDSSTYVRMKLKAAAEAGIDSQLLHYPESITEAELLDHIRQFNHDPSIHGILVQLPLPKHISEYTVTSFVADEKDVDGFGTKNIGELAKRGGKPLFVPCTPKGVMILLKESGIDLKGKNAVVLGRSDIVGSPVSYLLRNADATVTVVHSKTQNIEEYVKNADVVVAAIGQPLFVQGSWIKPGAVVIDVGTNFLPDATKKSGQRLVGDVDYAAAVEVASAITPVPGGVGPMTVAMLMQNVVDATTWYFESQKLRKTIPLPLKLEEPVPSDIAVSRAQTPKEITRIAAEVGIAPHELEPYGAYKAKVDLGLLQRLEHRRNGRYVVVTGITPTPLGEGKSTTTMGLAQALGAHVGRLTFANVRQPSQGPTFGIKGGAAGGGYSQVIPMDEFNMHLTGDIHAITAANNLLAAAIETRIFHENTQKDGPLYKRLVPTKNGERKFAPVMFRRLKKLGIDKTNPDELTEDEIHRFARLDIDPETITWRRVLDVNDRHLRGVTVGTAPTEKGQTRETGFDITVASECMAILALSNSLAEMRERLGSMVVATSRNGDTVTADDIGAGGALTALMKDAIKPNLMQTLEGTPVFVHAGPFANISIGQSSILADKLALKLAGTEPDEDHDEKAGFVVTEAGFDFTMGGERFFNIKCRTSGLAPDVVVVVATVRALKVHGGAPPIAPGAALSPVYREENVDILRAGCVNLKKQIANAKSFGIPVVVAINKFSTDTEAEIAVIREEAISAGAEDAILANHWAEGGKGAVDLAHGVIAASKKPKDLKLTYDLEGTVQERLEAIGKKMYGAEKVEFSELAQKKVDTYTRQGYGHLPICVAKTQYSLSHDPDLKGAPTGFTIPIRDVRMAAGAGYLYALAADIQTIPGLPTAPGYLNVDVNVETGEIEGLF; from the exons ATGGTGGCTGCAAAGCTCGATGGCAATGCTATTGCCAAGTCGATCCGAGAGAAGCTCTGCGCCGAGGTTACTGAGAAACAGAAGCTCAACCCTAGGTTTAAGCCATGCCTCAAGATCATCCAAG TGGGTAATCGTTCAGACTCCT CTACCTATGTTCGCatgaagctcaaggctgctgcaGAG GCTGGTATCGACAGCCAATTGTTACATTACCCTGAGTCCATCACAGAAGCGGAGCTTCTCGATCATATCCGTCAATTCAACCATGATCCCTCCATTCACGGTATTCTAGTTCAGCTGCCTCTCCCTAAGCACATCTCTGAGTATACTGTCACATCTTTTGTGgcagatgagaaggatgttgACGGCTTTGGCACCAAGAACATCGGAGAGCTGGCCAAGAGGGGTGGCAAACCACTCTTCGTGCCCTGCACACCCAAGGGTGTCATGATCCTTCTCAAAGAGTCGGGGATTGACCTGAAGGGAAAGAATGCAGTTGTTCTTGGAAGAAGTGACATTGTCGGTAGCCCTGTGAGCTACCTATTGCGAAACGCTGACGCTACTGTCACCGTTGTGCACTCCAAGACGCAAAACATTGAAGAGTACGTCAAGAATGCAGATGTTGTTGTCGCTGCTATTGGCCAGCCTCTGTTCGTCCAGGGcagctggatcaagcctggtGCCGTTGTCATTGACGTTGGAACCAACTTTTTGCCCGATGCCACCAAGAAGTCTGGTCAACGACTTGTCGGTGATGTCGATTACGCCGCCGCAGTCGAAGTTGCGTCCGCCATCACCCCCGTTCCCGGCGGAGTTGGACCCATGACTGTTGCTATGTTGATGCAAAATGTTGTCGATGCTACAACGTGGTATTTCGAGTCTCAGAAGCTTCGAAAGACCATCCCCCTACCCCTGAAACTGGAGGAGCCCGTTCCTTCAGATATCGCTGTGTCACGAGCGCAAACACCCAAGGAAATCACACGCATTGCTGCTGAGGTCGGCATTGCTCCCCACGAGTTGGAGCCTTATGGCGCAtacaaggccaaggttgaCCTTGGTCTCCTGCAGCGACTGGAGCACCGTCGAAATGGTCGCTATGTCGTTGTCACCGGCATTACCCCAACACCTCTGGGTGAGGGCAAGTCTACCACAACTATGGGCTTGGCTCAGGCTCTCGGAGCTCACGTTGGACGTTTGACTTTTGCCAACGTTCGACAACCCAGTCAGGGCCCTACCTTTGGTATCAAGGGAGGTGCTGCTGGAGGAGGCTACAGTCAGGTCATCCCTATGGATGAGTTCAACATGCACCTTACTGGTGATATTCATGCCATCACCGCTGCCAATAACTTGTTGGCTGCTGCTATTGAGACTCGGATCTTCCACGAGAATACTCAGAAGGACGGCCCTCTGTACAAGCGGCTAGTCCCCACAAAGAACGGCGAGAGGAAATTCGCCCCCGTCATGTTCCGCCgattgaagaagctcggAATTGACAAGACCAACCCTGATGAACTGACTGAAGACGAGATTCACCGATTTGCCAGACTGGACATCGATCCCGAGACGATTACGTGGAGACGAGTTCTGGATGTTAATGACCGTCACCTTCGAGGAGTTACAGTTGGAACCGCCCCCACTGAGAAGGGCCAAACCCGAGAGACTGGTTTTGATATCACTGTTGCTAGCGAGTGTATGGCTATCCTGGCACTTAGCAACAGTCTGGCCGAGATGCGTGAGCGTCTGGGTTCAATGGTGGTGGCAACATCACGAAATGGCGACACTGTCACTGCCGATGATATCGGTGCGGGCGGTGCTCTTACTGCTCTCATGAAGGATGCTATCAAGCCCAACCTTATGCAGACACTCGAGGGTACTCCTGTATTTGTCCATGCTGGTCCTTTTGCTAATATCAGCATCGGTCAGAGCTCTATTCTTGCTGACAAGCTCGCTCTGAAGCTTGCTGGTACTGAGCCTGACGAGGACCATGACGAGAAGGCTGGTTTCGTCGTTACCGAAGCTGGTTTCGACTTTACCATGGGTGGTGAACGATTCTTCAACATTAAGTGCCGTACTTCTGGCCTTGCTCCCGATGTTGTTGTCGTTGTTGCTACTGTCCGAGCCCTCAAGGTTCACGGTGGTGCACCTCCCATCGCTCCCGGCGCTGCGCTCAGCCCCGTTTACAGGGAGGAGAACGTTGACATTCTGCGCGCTGGCTGCGTGAAcctgaagaagcagattGCCAACGCCAAGTCTTTTGGCATTCCTGTTGTCGTAGCGATCAACAAGTTCTCTACCGACACGGAGGCCGAGATCGCTGTCATTCGTGAGGAGGCCATCTCCGCAGGTGCTGAGGATGCCATCCTCGCTAACCACTGGGCTGAGGGTGGTAAGGGAGCCGTCGACCTGGCTCATGGTGTTATTGCGGCTTCAAAGAAGCCCAAGGACCTGAAGCTGACCTACGACCTGGAGGGTACTGTTCAGGAGCGCCTTGAGGCTATTGGCAAGAAGATGTACGGTGCCGAGAAGGTCGAGTTCAGCGAACTCGCCCAGAAGAAGGTCGACACCTACACCCGCCAAGGATATGGCCATCTACCTATCTGCGTGGCCAAGACACAATACTCTCTGTCCCATGACCCCGACCTGAAGGGTGCTCCTACTGGCTTCACAATCCCCATTCGTGATGTCAGGATGGCCGCCGGAGCAGGATACCT GTATGCCCTTGCTGCTGATATTCAGACAATTCCCGGTCTGCCAACAGCACCTGGCTATCTCAAtgttgatgtcaatgtcGAGACAGGCGAGATCGAGGGTCTCTTTTAA
- a CDS encoding WD40-repeat-containing domain protein, with protein MRPILLAGHERALTQISHKEVEGEYLTFYKAWEQLRRHPRLTSLYRFNKDGDLIFSVAKDQQICAWFSHNGERLGTYHGHVGAIWTVDVNPTSTMIASGSADNTIRLWEVKTGRLIKTWEFPTAVKRVEFNEDATKLLGVTEKRMGYLSNIVVIDINPDLNAEQTDEKALTIVCDESKATVAGWSALSKYIIAGHEDGSVSRYDAKTGDLLDNVPVHELNQPIVDLQWSPDRTYFITACKDKTAKLISARDLEVLKTYTADTPLNSATITPKKEFVILGGGQAAMDVTRTSARQGKFEARFYHKIFEDEIGRVRGHFGPLNTVAADPTGKSYASGGEDGYVRVHHFDKGYFDFNYEVERERINRMQ; from the exons ATGAGGCCCATTCTTCTTGCCGGGCACGAGCGTGCGCTCACCCAGATCAG TCACAAGGAAGTGGAGGGAGAATATCTCACTTTTTATAAAGCTTGGGAACAACTTCGCCGGCATCCTCGACTAACCTCGCTCTACAGATTCAACAAAGATGGCgacctcatcttctccgtCGCAAAGGATCAGCAAATCTGCGCCTGGTTCTCCCACAACGGCGAGCGACTTGGAACCTACCACGGCCACGTCGGTGCCATCTGGACAGTCGATGTTAACCCCACCTCAACCATGATCGCCTCTGGTTCTGCCGACAACACCATCCGTCTCTGGGAAGTCAAGACTGGTCGCCTCATCAAGACCTGGGAGTTCCCCACCGCCGTCAAGCGAGTCGAGTTCAACGAAGATGCCACCAAGTTGCTGGGAGTTACCGAGAAGCGAATGGGTTACCTCTCTaacatcgtcgtcatcgacATCAACCCCGATCTCAACGCTGAGCAGACCGACGAGAAGGCTCTCACTATTGTTTGCGACGAGAGCAAGGCCACCGTTGCTGGCTGGAGTGCTCTCAGCAAGTACATCATCGCCGGCCATGAGGATGGTAGCGTGAGCCGATACGATGCCAAGACCGGTGATCTTCTCGACAACGTTCCCGTCCATGAACTCAACCAGCCCATTGTCGATCTCCAGTGGTCTCCCGACCGTACCTACTTTATCACCGCATGCAAGGACAAGACTGCCAAG CTCATCTCTGCCCGCGATCTCGAAGTCCTCAAGACCTATACAGCCGACACACCCCTTAATAGTGCCACTATCACCCCCAAAAAGGAATTCGTCATCCTCGGTGGTGGTCAGGCCGCTATGGATGTTACCCGAACTTCTGCCCGTCAGGGTAAGTTCGAGGCTCGTTTCTATCACAAGATCTTCGAGGACGAGATTGGTCGTGTGCGAGGTCACTTCGGTCCTCTGAACACTGTCGCTGCCGATCCCACAGGCAAGAGCTACGCCAGCGGCGGAGAGGACGGATACGTGCGAGTTCACCACTTCGACAAGGGCTACTTCGACTTCAACTACGAGGTTGAGAGGGAACGAATCAACCGAATGCAGTAG
- a CDS encoding SNF2 family N-terminal domain-containing protein, producing MAPRSRAKAVDTDASMSDAQEHRQEEEMEVDETPDYTDTENPSTTASSVAGEPTGDGRRRRTEVNQLRRSIFGKKHDRLGESKEDDTIRRFRYLLGLTDLFRHFIETNPDPKIRDIMTEIDRQNAESARGKKGAGRQGGATSERRRRTEAEEDAELLKDEKHGGSAETVFRESPPFVHGTMRDYQVAGLNWLISLHENGISGILADEMGLGKTLQTISFLGYLRHILDITGPHLVIVPKSTLDNWKREFAKWTPEVDVLVLQGAKDERQNLINDRLVDEKFDVCITSYEMVLREKAHLKKFAWEYIIIDEAHRIKNEESSLSQVIRLFSSRNRLLITGTPLQNNLHELWALLNFLLPDVFGDAEAFDQWFSGQDRDQDTVVQQLHKVLRPFLLRRVKSDVEKSLLPKKEVNVYLGMSEMQIKWYQKILEKDIDAVNGAGGKRESKTRLLNIVMQLRKCCNHPYLFEGAEPGPPYTTDEHLVYNAGKMAVLDKLLKRLQKQGSRVLIFSQMSRLLDILEDYCVFREYKYCRIDGGTAHEDRIAAIDEYNKPGSEKFVFLLTTRAGGLGINLTTADIVILYDSDWNPQADLQAMDRAHRIGQTKQVVVYRFVTDNAIEEKVLERAAQKLRLDQLVIQQGRAQQAAKAAANKDELLSMIQHGAEKVFQSKGPTGNMASKDGEVGDDDIDEILAKGENRTKELNAKYEKLGIDDLQKFTSESAYEWNGENFANTKKNINMTWINPAKRERKEQSYSMDKYFRQTMYPNPKADAKPKAPRAPKQVPVHDYQFYPPRLRDLQDRETAYYRKEIGYKVPLPDGDEENLEEREAERALDQQEIDNATPLTEEEREEKEKLSLQGFGDWNKRDFQQFVNGSGKYGRTDYEGISNEIDSKSAPEIKAYAKVFWQRYTEIADYPKYIKTIEDGEERTRRIGHHQKLLRKKMQQYRVPLQQLKINYSVSTTNKKVYTEEEDRFLLVLLDRYGIDSEGLYEKMRDDIRESPLFRFDWFFLSRTPIELSRRCTTLITTIVKEFEDVPARGSNGVNGKSKREPDDENDEDSILGMAPAKKKAKNGVKVSQ from the exons ATGGCGCCTCGTTCTCGAGCCAAAGCTGTCGATACTGACGCGTCTATGTCTGACGCGCAGGAGcatcgacaagaagaagagatg GAAGTTGACGAGACTCCCGACTACACTGATACCGAGAACCCTAGCACTACTGCTAGCAGCGTCGCCGGAGAGCCTACTGGGGATGGCCGTAGGCGCCGCACAGAAGTCAACCAACTTCGTCGTAGCATTTTTGGAAAGAAGCACGATCGGCTAGGCGAATCCAAG GAAGATGACACCATTCGTCGATTTCGATACCTCCTCGGCCTGACCGATCTCTTCCGCCATTTCATCGAGACAAACCCCGACCCCAAGATTCGCGATATCATGACCGAAATCGATCGACAGAATGCCGAATCTGCGCGGGGCAAGAAGGGTGCCGGAAGGCAAGGGGGCGCCACGAGCGAGCGACGTCGTCGTaccgaagctgaagaagacgCCGAACTCTTGAAAGACGAGAAGCACGGCGGCTCCGCTGAGACGGTCTTCCGAGAATCCCCTCCGTTCGTCCACGGCACCATGCGAGACTACCAGGTTGCCGGTCTCAATTGGCTGATTTCCCTGCACGAGAATGGTATTTCTGGTATCCTTGCCGATGAAATGGGTCTTGGAAAGACTCTGCAAACTATTTCATTTCTTGGCTACTTGCGACACATCCTTGACATTACTGGGCCACACTTGGTCATTGTGCCCAAGTCCACGCTTGATAACTGGAAGCGAGAGTTTGCCAAATGGACACCCGAGGTCGATGTTTTGGTGCTTCAGGGTGCCAAAGATGAACGACAGAACCTTATCAACGATCGGCTTGTTGACGAGAAGTTTGATGTTTGCATTACCAGTTACGAAATGGTGCTTCGAGAGAAAGCGCATTTGAAGAAATTTGCTTGGGAGTacatcatcatcgacgaa GCGCATCGTATCAAGAACGAAGAGTCATCACTGTCACAGGTTATCCGATTGTTCTCCTCCAGAAACCGATTACTTATTACCGGCACACCGTTACAAAACAACCTGCACGAACTCTGGGCTCTACTGAATTTCTTGCTTCCCGATGTTTTCGGCGACGCTGAAGCCTTTGATCAGTGGTTCTCTGGTCAAGACCGCGATCAAGACACGGTCGTACAACAACTACACAAAGTCCTCCGCCCCTTCTTACTGCGCCGCGTGAAGAGTGACGTGGAGAAGAGTCTGTTGCCCAAGAAAGAGGTCAATGTTTATCTTGGCATGTCGGAGATGCAGATTAAATGGTATCAGAAGATTCTGGAGAAAGATATTGATGCTGTTAACGGCGCCGGTGGCAAACGAGAGTCAAAGACACGACTACTCAATATCGTGATGCAGCTTCGAAAATGCTGTAACCACCCCTATCTGTTCGAAGGCGCCGAGCCAGGACCACCTTACACAACCGATGAGCATTTGGTTTACAACGCTGGCAAGATGGCAGTCCTTgacaagctcctcaagcGGCTCCAGAAGCAGGGAAGTCGCgttctcatcttctctcaAATGAGCCGATTATTGGATATTCTCGAAGACTATTGTGTCTTCCGAGAGTACAAATATTGTCGAATCGATGGTGGCACAGCACATGAAGATCGAATTGCTGCCATTGACGAATACAACAAACCTGGTTCGGAGAAGtttgtcttcctcctcaCAACACGTGCCGGTGGTCTGGGCATTAACTTGACAACTGCCGACATTGTTATTCTCTATGACAGTGATTGGAATCCTCAAGCTGATCTTCAGGCTATGGATCGAGCCCATCGTATTGGCCAGACTAAGCAGGTTGTTGTATACAGATTTGTCACGGATAACGCCATCGAAGAAAAGGTTTTGGAGAGAGCTGCCCAGAAGCTACGACTAGATCAACTGGTTATCCAGCAAGGCCGTGCCCAACAAGCCGCTAAAGCTGCAGCCAACAAGGACGAGCTTCTTTCCATGATCCAGCACGGTGCTGAGAAGGTCTTTCAGTCTAAGGGACCTACCGGCAATATGGCCTCCAAGGACGGcgaagttggtgatgacgatATCGACGAGATCCTTGCAAAAGGCGAAAACCGAACAAAGGAGCTGAACGCAAAATATGAGAAGCTGGGAATCGATGATCTGCAAAAGTTCACCTCAGAGTCTGCCTACGAATGGAATGGCGAGAACTTTGCCAACACAaagaagaacatcaacaTGACCTGGATCAACCCGGCCAAGCGAGAGCGAAAGGAACAGTCATACTCGATGGATAAGTACTTCCGACAAACTATGTATCCCAACCCCAAGGCCGATGCTAAGCCAAAGGCACCCCGAGCACCAAAGCAAGTTCCTGTTCATGACTACCAATTTTACCCCCCACGCCTGCGAGATCTCCAAGATAGGGAGACTGCTTACTATCGGAAGGAAATTGGGTATAAGGTTCCTCTACCTGACGGTGACGAAGAAAATCTTGAAGAGCGAGAGGCCGAAAGAGCCCTCGACCAGCAGGAGATTGACAATGCTACACCTTTgactgaggaagagagggaggaaaaagagaagTTATCGCTACAAGGTTTTGGAGACTGGAACAAACGGGACTTTCAGCAATTTGTCAACGGATCAGGCAAATACGGGCGAACTGACTACGAAGGCATCTCTAACGAGATCGACAGCAAGTCAGCCCCAGAAATCAAGGCTTATGCAAAGGTCTTTTGGCAACGCTATACCGAGATCGCCGACTACCCCAAATACATCAAGACTAtcgaagatggcgaggagcGGACTCGACGTATTGGCCATCACCAAAAGctcttgagaaagaagatGCAACAGTATCGAGTCCCTCTGCAGcagctcaagatcaactATTCTGTGTCGACTACCAACAAGAAGGTTTAcactgaagaagaggacCGATTCCTTTTGGTTCTACTTGATCGATATGGCATTGATTCGGAAGGTCTTTACGAAAAGATGCGAGACGACATCAGAGAGTCGCCTCTGTTCCGATTTGACTGGTTCTTTCTCAGTCGAACACCAATTGAGCTATCTCGTCGATGCACTACTTTGATCACTACTATTGTTAAAGAGTTCGAAGACGTCCCTGCTCGTGGCTCGAACGGAGTGAATGGAAAATCCAAGCGAGAGCCTGACGATGAGAATGACGAAGATAGCATTCTTGGTATGgcaccagcaaagaagaaggccaaaaACGGCGTCAAGGTGAGTCAATAA